In one window of Nocardiopsis aegyptia DNA:
- a CDS encoding methylmalonyl-CoA mutase family protein, translated as MDVSESGAGGAAAGPNWAGGFPEASYEQWRGLVAGVLRKSGVAEERLTDAPEAVLATPTYDGFDIAPLYTADPPGADPGLPGQAPFVRGYRPGGHARDGWDIRARHTDADPATLRRRLHDDLMNGVSSLWIAVGATPEAPARPAGAAVRGLPASALGEALTDVHLDLAPVVLDAGPDYAEAARALLTAHADAGVPDGRIISHLGVDPLTTAARAGARPGVADAVRFAAEHAADRPGLGLVVADGTLVHDAGGSEAQEIGFAVAAGTAYLRALHEAGLDLADAARRIEFRLAANADQFSVIAKLRAVRGMWNQVLATCGVAAEHRTMRLHAATSTAMMTRRDAHVNMLRTTVACFAAGVAGADSVTVAPFDSAVGLPDDFARRIARNTQSLLVEESHLAQVIDPAGGSFYVESLTGDLYRAGWSFFQEVEGAGGAADAIGSGLLAERVDAVWERRRRDLAHRRAPLTGVSEFPHLDEIPLVRPADPAHRPSAGFPVRHYAQDFEELRDRADAQAGDTGHRPTAFLATLGPVAAHTARASFAANLLAAGGIAVHEPGPLEEAGAVAEAFAASGSRIAVICSSDTVYADRAEAVARALKGAGARRVLLAGAPRDAYREAGVDAFAHRGCDAVALLTDLADVMLTDPAHPSPTTARGGRSTGGGLPPSTDASGADSSGLVERASS; from the coding sequence ATGGACGTTTCCGAGAGCGGGGCCGGCGGAGCCGCGGCCGGACCCAACTGGGCCGGGGGGTTCCCCGAGGCCTCGTACGAACAGTGGCGCGGACTCGTGGCCGGCGTGCTGCGCAAGAGCGGGGTCGCCGAGGAACGGCTCACGGACGCGCCCGAGGCGGTCCTGGCCACACCCACCTACGACGGCTTCGACATCGCCCCCCTGTACACCGCGGACCCGCCCGGCGCCGACCCGGGCCTGCCCGGCCAGGCCCCCTTCGTGCGCGGCTACCGGCCCGGCGGGCACGCCCGCGACGGCTGGGACATCCGCGCGCGCCACACCGACGCCGACCCCGCCACCCTGCGCCGCCGCCTGCACGACGACCTGATGAACGGCGTGTCCTCGCTGTGGATCGCCGTGGGCGCGACTCCCGAAGCACCGGCCCGGCCCGCCGGAGCGGCCGTGCGCGGGCTGCCCGCCTCCGCGCTGGGCGAGGCCCTGACCGACGTCCACCTCGACCTGGCCCCCGTCGTCCTGGACGCCGGACCGGACTACGCCGAGGCGGCCCGGGCCCTGCTCACCGCGCACGCCGACGCCGGCGTCCCCGACGGGCGGATCATCTCCCACCTGGGTGTGGACCCCCTCACCACCGCCGCCCGTGCCGGCGCGCGGCCCGGGGTGGCCGACGCGGTCCGCTTCGCCGCCGAGCACGCCGCCGACCGTCCCGGGCTCGGCCTCGTGGTCGCCGACGGCACGCTGGTCCACGACGCGGGCGGCTCCGAGGCCCAGGAGATCGGCTTCGCCGTCGCCGCCGGCACCGCCTACCTGCGGGCCCTGCACGAGGCCGGGCTCGACCTGGCCGACGCCGCCCGCCGGATCGAGTTCCGGCTGGCCGCCAACGCCGACCAGTTCTCCGTGATCGCCAAGCTGCGCGCCGTGCGCGGCATGTGGAACCAGGTGCTGGCGACCTGCGGCGTGGCGGCCGAGCACCGCACGATGCGCCTGCACGCCGCCACCTCCACGGCGATGATGACCCGCCGCGACGCGCACGTGAACATGCTGCGCACCACCGTGGCGTGCTTCGCCGCCGGGGTGGCCGGCGCCGACTCGGTGACCGTCGCGCCCTTCGACTCCGCCGTGGGCCTGCCCGACGACTTCGCCCGCCGGATCGCCCGCAACACCCAGTCCCTGCTGGTGGAGGAGTCGCACCTGGCACAGGTCATCGACCCGGCCGGCGGGTCCTTCTACGTCGAGTCGCTCACCGGGGACCTGTACCGGGCCGGCTGGTCCTTCTTCCAGGAGGTCGAGGGCGCCGGCGGCGCGGCCGACGCGATCGGTTCCGGGCTGCTCGCGGAGCGGGTGGACGCGGTGTGGGAACGGCGCCGACGGGACCTGGCGCACCGCCGTGCCCCGCTGACCGGGGTGAGCGAGTTCCCGCACCTGGACGAGATCCCGCTGGTGCGGCCCGCCGATCCGGCGCACCGGCCCTCCGCGGGGTTCCCCGTGCGGCACTACGCCCAGGACTTCGAGGAGCTGCGCGACCGGGCCGACGCCCAGGCGGGCGACACCGGCCACCGCCCGACCGCCTTCCTGGCGACCCTCGGTCCGGTGGCGGCGCACACCGCTCGGGCCTCGTTCGCGGCCAACCTGCTGGCCGCCGGGGGCATCGCCGTGCACGAGCCGGGGCCCCTGGAGGAGGCCGGGGCGGTGGCCGAGGCCTTCGCGGCCTCGGGCAGCCGGATCGCGGTGATCTGCTCCTCCGACACGGTCTACGCCGACCGGGCCGAGGCCGTGGCCCGCGCACTCAAGGGGGCCGGGGCCCGCAGGGTTCTGCTGGCCGGCGCGCCCCGCGACGCCTACCGGGAGGCCGGGGTGGACGCCTTCGCCCACCGCGGGTGCGACGCCGTCGCCCTGCTCACCGACCTGGCGGACGTGATGCTCACCGACCCGGCCCACCCGTCGCCCACCACCGCCCGAGGGGGGCGTTCCACGGGGGGCGGGCTACCACCCTCAACGGACGCCTCCGGCGCAGATTCTTCAGGACTCGTGGAGAGGGCGAGCTCATGA
- the scpA gene encoding methylmalonyl-CoA mutase, with the protein MTQDRIPDFSTVEACPPEPSAAAGAASAAADWRAAVEADTGKAVDALEWETPEGIGVRPLYTAADREGLDFVTGLPGVPPYLRGPYPTMYVNQPWTIRQYAGFSTAQESNAFYRRNLAAGQKGLSVAFDLATHRGYDSDHPRVAGDVGMAGVAIDSIYDMRQLFDGIPLDRMSVSMTMNGAVLPVLALYIVAAEEQGVPPEKLSGTIQNDILKEFMVRNTYIYPPGPSMRIISDIFAYTSQRMPRFNSISISGYHMQEAGATADLELAYTLADGVEYIRAGQRSGLDVDVFAPRLSFFWAIGMNFFMEVAKLRAARLLWARLVKDLGARKDKSLSLRTHSQTSGWSLTAQDVFNNVARTCVEAMAATQGHTQSLHTNALDEALALPTDFSARIARNTQLLLQQESGTTRVADPWGGSFYVERLTEELADKAWAHIQEVEKAGGMAAAIDAGLPKMRIEEAAARTQARIDSGRQPVIGVNKYRPDTHDEIDVLKVDNSKVRAEQLEKLARLRAERDEERVRAALDALSAAAAGESTADASLTNNLLAAAVDAARAKATVGEISDAMEKVFDRHAGQVRTIQGVYKDEVAGSADAAGMMDRVIARVDDFAEAEGRRPRILVAKMGQDGHDRGQKVIATAFADLGFDVDVGPLFQTPAEVAAQAVESDVHVVGVSSLAAGHLTLVPSLREELAALGRADIMIVVGGVIPPADFEALRRAGASAIFPPGTVIAEAAIGLLDQLEERLAEDGPQEGE; encoded by the coding sequence ATGACCCAGGACCGGATCCCCGACTTCTCCACCGTGGAGGCGTGCCCGCCCGAGCCCTCCGCCGCCGCGGGGGCCGCGAGCGCCGCGGCCGACTGGCGGGCCGCCGTGGAGGCGGACACCGGCAAGGCGGTCGACGCCCTGGAGTGGGAGACCCCCGAGGGCATCGGCGTGCGGCCGCTCTACACCGCCGCCGACCGCGAGGGCCTGGACTTCGTGACCGGGCTGCCGGGCGTGCCGCCCTACCTGCGCGGCCCCTACCCGACCATGTACGTCAACCAGCCCTGGACCATCCGCCAGTACGCCGGGTTCTCCACCGCCCAGGAGTCCAACGCCTTCTACCGGCGCAACCTCGCCGCGGGCCAGAAGGGCCTGTCGGTCGCCTTCGACCTGGCCACCCACCGCGGCTACGACTCCGACCACCCCCGGGTGGCGGGCGACGTCGGCATGGCCGGCGTGGCCATCGACTCCATCTACGACATGCGCCAACTGTTCGACGGCATCCCGTTGGACCGGATGAGCGTGTCCATGACCATGAACGGCGCGGTGCTGCCGGTCCTGGCGCTGTACATCGTCGCCGCCGAGGAACAGGGTGTGCCCCCCGAGAAGCTGTCGGGGACCATCCAGAACGACATCCTCAAGGAGTTCATGGTCCGCAACACCTACATCTATCCGCCGGGCCCGTCGATGCGGATCATCTCCGACATCTTCGCCTACACCTCGCAGCGGATGCCGCGGTTCAACTCCATCTCGATCTCCGGCTACCACATGCAGGAGGCCGGGGCCACGGCCGACCTGGAGCTGGCGTACACCCTGGCCGACGGGGTCGAGTACATCCGTGCCGGCCAGCGGTCCGGGCTCGACGTGGACGTGTTCGCGCCGCGCCTGTCGTTCTTCTGGGCGATCGGGATGAACTTCTTCATGGAGGTCGCCAAGCTGCGCGCGGCCCGGCTTCTGTGGGCGCGCCTGGTCAAGGACCTGGGGGCGCGCAAGGACAAGTCGCTGAGCCTGCGCACCCACTCCCAGACCTCGGGGTGGTCGCTCACCGCCCAGGACGTGTTCAACAACGTGGCCCGCACGTGCGTGGAGGCCATGGCCGCGACCCAGGGCCACACCCAGTCGCTGCACACCAACGCCCTGGACGAGGCGCTCGCGCTGCCCACCGACTTCTCCGCCCGCATCGCCCGCAACACCCAGCTGCTGCTGCAACAGGAGTCGGGGACCACCCGGGTGGCCGACCCGTGGGGCGGCAGCTTCTACGTGGAGCGGCTCACCGAGGAGCTGGCGGACAAGGCATGGGCGCACATCCAGGAGGTCGAGAAGGCGGGCGGGATGGCCGCCGCGATCGACGCAGGCCTGCCCAAGATGCGCATCGAGGAGGCCGCGGCGCGCACCCAGGCGCGCATCGACTCCGGCCGCCAGCCGGTGATCGGGGTGAACAAGTACCGCCCCGACACCCACGACGAGATCGACGTGCTCAAGGTCGACAACTCCAAGGTGCGCGCCGAGCAGCTGGAGAAGCTGGCGCGGCTGCGCGCCGAGCGCGACGAGGAGCGGGTGCGGGCGGCGCTGGACGCCCTGTCGGCGGCGGCCGCGGGCGAGTCGACCGCCGACGCGTCCCTGACCAACAACCTGCTGGCGGCGGCGGTCGACGCGGCGCGCGCCAAGGCGACGGTGGGGGAGATCTCCGACGCGATGGAGAAGGTCTTCGACCGGCACGCCGGCCAGGTCCGTACGATTCAGGGCGTGTACAAGGACGAGGTGGCCGGCAGCGCGGACGCGGCGGGGATGATGGACCGGGTGATCGCCCGCGTGGACGACTTCGCGGAGGCCGAGGGGCGGCGACCGCGCATCCTGGTCGCGAAGATGGGCCAGGACGGGCACGACCGGGGCCAGAAGGTGATCGCGACCGCGTTCGCCGACCTCGGGTTCGACGTGGACGTGGGCCCGCTGTTCCAGACCCCGGCCGAGGTCGCCGCCCAGGCGGTGGAGTCCGACGTGCACGTGGTCGGGGTGTCGTCGCTGGCGGCGGGCCACCTGACCCTGGTGCCGTCGTTGCGCGAGGAACTGGCGGCGCTGGGCCGCGCCGACATCATGATCGTGGTGGGCGGGGTCATCCCCCCGGCCGACTTCGAGGCGCTGCGGCGGGCGGGCGCGTCGGCGATCTTCCCGCCCGGCACGGTGATCGCCGAGGCCGCGATCGGCCTGCTGGACCAGCTGGAGGAGCGCTTGGCCGAAGACGGGCCGCAGGAGGGGGAGTGA
- the meaB gene encoding methylmalonyl Co-A mutase-associated GTPase MeaB, producing the protein MTPRRGRPVDVDALAEGVLAGHRPTLARAITLVESRRADHARAAQDLLVRLLPHTGNARRVGITGVPGVGKSTFIDALGSRLTGDGHRVAVLAVDPSSTRTGGSILGDKTRMARLAVDPNAFIRPSPTAGTLGGVARATRETMLLMEAAGFDVVLVETVGVGQSEVTVAAMVDCFLFLTLARTGDQLQGIKKGVLELVDVVAVNKADGPHADDARKAARELSRALRLLQPVHPRWRPPVLTCSGLTGDGLDEVWAAVGEHRAVLEDDGGLADRRARQGVSWMWDQVRDRLMDSFLRDPRVSRLTPGLEEDVRSGETTATLAADRLLDAFTRGDDTGEERTIGDRVVGDGHGDR; encoded by the coding sequence GTGACCCCCCGACGCGGGCGGCCGGTGGACGTGGACGCCCTGGCCGAGGGCGTCCTGGCCGGTCATCGTCCCACCCTGGCCCGGGCCATCACCCTGGTGGAGTCCCGCCGGGCCGACCACGCGCGGGCCGCGCAGGACCTGCTGGTGCGGCTGCTGCCGCACACAGGGAACGCGCGGCGGGTCGGCATCACGGGCGTCCCGGGCGTGGGCAAGTCCACGTTCATCGACGCCCTGGGCAGCCGCCTGACCGGGGACGGGCACCGGGTGGCGGTGCTGGCGGTGGACCCGTCCTCCACCCGCACCGGCGGGAGCATCCTGGGGGACAAGACCCGGATGGCGCGCCTGGCGGTGGACCCGAACGCGTTCATCCGCCCCTCGCCCACGGCGGGCACCCTGGGCGGGGTCGCCAGGGCCACCCGGGAGACCATGCTGCTGATGGAGGCGGCCGGGTTCGACGTGGTGCTGGTGGAGACCGTGGGCGTGGGCCAGTCCGAGGTGACGGTCGCCGCGATGGTCGACTGCTTCCTGTTCCTGACCCTCGCGCGCACCGGTGACCAGCTCCAGGGCATCAAGAAGGGCGTGCTGGAGCTGGTGGACGTGGTGGCCGTCAACAAGGCCGACGGTCCGCACGCCGACGACGCGCGCAAGGCGGCCCGGGAGCTGTCCCGGGCGCTGCGGCTGCTCCAGCCGGTGCATCCGCGGTGGCGCCCGCCCGTGCTCACCTGCAGCGGGCTGACCGGGGACGGGCTGGACGAGGTCTGGGCCGCGGTCGGCGAGCACCGCGCGGTCCTGGAGGACGACGGCGGGCTGGCCGACCGGCGCGCGCGCCAGGGGGTCAGCTGGATGTGGGACCAGGTGCGCGACCGGCTGATGGACTCCTTCCTGCGCGATCCCCGCGTGAGCCGGCTCACGCCGGGCCTGGAGGAGGACGTGCGCTCGGGGGAGACGACGGCGACCCTGGCGGCCGACCGGCTCCTCGACGCCTTCACCCGTGGTGACGACACGGGGGAGGAGCGCACGATCGGTGACCGTGTCGTCGGTGATGGTCACGGTGACCGTTGA
- a CDS encoding STAS domain-containing protein, with product MHRLGLSTRVESHSVIVAIVGELDIATAADLQEHIQSAIEDHGPWLILDLSELDFMDSSGLNVVINAYRTVRELHGSLALAALNERVTKVVRLVGLHRQVPVHQTVATAVAAMDALEAKRQAG from the coding sequence GTGCACAGGCTTGGGCTGAGCACGCGGGTCGAAAGCCACAGCGTGATCGTCGCGATCGTGGGAGAACTCGACATCGCGACCGCCGCCGACCTCCAGGAACACATCCAGTCCGCGATCGAGGACCACGGACCGTGGTTGATCCTGGACCTGTCCGAACTGGACTTCATGGATTCGAGCGGTCTGAACGTCGTCATCAACGCCTACCGCACCGTGCGTGAGCTGCACGGTTCGCTGGCGTTGGCCGCGCTCAACGAACGCGTCACCAAGGTCGTCCGCCTGGTCGGCCTGCACCGACAGGTTCCGGTCCACCAGACCGTGGCCACCGCCGTCGCGGCGATGGACGCGCTGGAGGCCAAGCGCCAGGCCGGATAG
- a CDS encoding class I SAM-dependent methyltransferase: MNRFLPRSPIDVSWDHNGHYHDHLLRQIPAHVDRDRGRALDVGCGEGRFARRLAERGLVVDAVDASADMIALARARTPTRLSVRYQAAPLAEAELDPAGYGFVSAIASLHHMPFAPALERLAGALAPGGTLAVLGLYREQDWTDLATSLAALGPQWAIGLGLRAGRFLTGTPDVGAREKSARPMPMRDPEMGLREIRETAADVLPGSRVRRLLMWRYSLVYTRPA; this comes from the coding sequence ATGAACCGGTTCCTTCCCCGGAGTCCCATCGACGTCTCCTGGGACCACAACGGCCACTACCACGACCACCTCCTCCGCCAGATCCCCGCACACGTCGACCGCGACCGGGGGCGTGCCCTCGACGTCGGATGCGGTGAGGGTCGGTTCGCCCGGAGACTGGCGGAGCGTGGACTGGTGGTGGACGCGGTCGACGCGTCGGCCGACATGATCGCGCTCGCCCGGGCGCGCACGCCGACGCGTCTGTCCGTGCGCTACCAGGCGGCACCGCTGGCCGAGGCCGAGCTGGATCCGGCGGGGTACGGGTTCGTCAGCGCCATCGCGAGCCTGCACCACATGCCCTTCGCCCCTGCCCTGGAACGCCTGGCGGGCGCCCTCGCGCCCGGCGGCACTCTGGCCGTGCTCGGCCTGTACAGGGAGCAGGACTGGACCGACCTCGCCACGAGCCTGGCCGCGCTGGGCCCGCAGTGGGCGATCGGGCTCGGACTGCGCGCCGGCCGGTTCCTGACGGGCACGCCCGACGTCGGGGCGCGGGAGAAGAGCGCCAGGCCGATGCCGATGCGCGACCCCGAGATGGGGCTGCGCGAGATCCGCGAGACCGCAGCCGACGTCCTTCCCGGCTCCCGCGTGCGCCGCCTGCTGATGTGGCGCTACTCGCTGGTGTACACCCGCCCCGCCTGA
- a CDS encoding alpha/beta hydrolase produces the protein MSRPSRRRILVAVGVALCVLVASGAAVWVLTPHRAEDEPLAEAEAMPGVRVEISDDVVVLEPEGAASGTGVVFYPGARVEAEAYAASWVPVVEATGTTVVIPRMPLHLAVLDPDRADAAVADHGEGVERWYLGGHSLGGAMAAAHAGGEPAFPVAGVVLWGSYATGGAGLADRNDLAVLSVSGSEDGLSDPAAIDANRGHLPEDAVTVEIDGMNHAQFGAYGDQFGDGTARIDDRAARSALAETVTAFLEQH, from the coding sequence GTGAGCCGCCCCTCCCGCCGCCGGATACTCGTCGCGGTCGGCGTCGCCCTCTGCGTGCTCGTCGCCTCCGGGGCCGCGGTGTGGGTGCTGACCCCGCACCGGGCCGAGGACGAACCCCTGGCCGAGGCCGAAGCAATGCCGGGCGTGCGGGTCGAGATCAGTGACGACGTCGTCGTCCTGGAGCCCGAGGGCGCCGCCTCCGGCACCGGGGTGGTGTTCTATCCCGGTGCCCGTGTGGAGGCCGAGGCCTACGCGGCCTCCTGGGTGCCCGTCGTCGAGGCCACCGGGACCACCGTCGTGATCCCCCGGATGCCGCTGCACCTGGCGGTCCTGGACCCGGACCGCGCCGACGCCGCCGTGGCCGACCACGGTGAGGGCGTGGAGCGCTGGTACCTGGGCGGTCACTCGCTGGGTGGGGCCATGGCCGCCGCCCACGCCGGAGGCGAACCGGCGTTCCCCGTGGCCGGGGTGGTCCTGTGGGGCTCCTACGCCACCGGGGGCGCCGGGCTGGCCGACCGGAACGACCTCGCGGTGCTCTCCGTGTCCGGGAGCGAGGACGGACTGTCCGATCCGGCGGCGATCGACGCGAATCGGGGCCACCTGCCCGAGGACGCCGTCACGGTGGAGATCGACGGGATGAACCACGCCCAGTTCGGGGCCTATGGCGACCAGTTCGGTGATGGCACCGCCCGGATCGACGACCGTGCCGCTCGGAGCGCCCTGGCCGAGACCGTGACCGCGTTCCTGGAACAGCACTAG
- a CDS encoding LacI family DNA-binding transcriptional regulator, whose protein sequence is MRISDVAKHAGVSPSTVSYVLSGKRSISETTRRRVRESIDALGYQPHAGARSLASRRSNVIALVIPLREDVHVPVAMRFAVSVTTSARTHDHDVLLLTQGEGPDGLRRVAGSAMCDGVIVMDVEADDARVPVLRSLDLPSVLIGVPEDVEGLTCVDLDFAAAGAACLHHLADLGHTDVAFVGQPPSVYERRTGFAERTVAGYEAAARERGVRATLHPCSPDTARDVAAGLVRDRPDLTGLIVHNEPSVAPLLDAFQELGRTPPELSVAVIGPPAPVVPPLTSVDLPAEAVGARAVQLLMDKIDGLGGPGVTLLEPRLTPAGSTAPRT, encoded by the coding sequence GTGCGGATCTCCGACGTGGCCAAGCACGCGGGCGTGTCTCCGAGCACGGTGTCCTATGTCCTCAGCGGCAAGAGGTCGATCTCCGAGACGACCCGGCGCCGCGTCCGGGAGAGCATCGACGCCCTCGGCTACCAGCCGCACGCGGGCGCGCGCTCCCTCGCCAGCCGCCGCAGCAACGTCATCGCCCTCGTCATCCCCCTGCGCGAGGACGTGCACGTCCCGGTCGCCATGCGCTTCGCCGTCTCGGTGACCACCTCCGCCCGCACCCACGACCACGACGTCCTGCTGCTGACCCAGGGCGAGGGCCCCGACGGGCTGCGCCGGGTGGCGGGCAGCGCCATGTGCGACGGCGTCATCGTCATGGACGTGGAGGCCGACGACGCCCGCGTGCCGGTGCTGCGCTCGCTGGACCTGCCCTCCGTGCTCATCGGTGTCCCCGAGGACGTCGAGGGCCTGACCTGTGTGGACCTCGACTTCGCCGCCGCGGGTGCCGCCTGCCTGCACCACCTCGCCGACCTCGGGCACACCGACGTCGCCTTCGTGGGCCAGCCGCCCTCGGTCTACGAGCGGCGCACCGGGTTCGCCGAGCGCACCGTCGCCGGATACGAGGCCGCCGCCCGCGAACGCGGCGTGCGCGCGACCCTGCACCCCTGCTCTCCCGACACCGCGCGGGACGTCGCCGCCGGGCTCGTCCGCGACCGTCCCGACCTCACCGGCCTCATCGTCCACAACGAACCCTCGGTCGCCCCGCTGCTGGACGCCTTCCAGGAGCTGGGCCGCACACCGCCCGAGCTGTCGGTGGCCGTCATCGGCCCGCCCGCCCCCGTCGTTCCGCCGCTCACCTCGGTCGACCTGCCCGCCGAGGCGGTCGGCGCCCGGGCCGTGCAGCTGCTGATGGACAAGATCGACGGTCTCGGCGGCCCCGGCGTCACCCTCCTGGAGCCCCGGCTCACCCCCGCGGGCAGCACCGCCCCGCGCACCTGA